A DNA window from Enterobacter cloacae subsp. cloacae ATCC 13047 contains the following coding sequences:
- the folC gene encoding bifunctional tetrahydrofolate synthase/dihydrofolate synthase, whose amino-acid sequence MENKSIPQATSPLATWLSYLENLHSKTIDMGLERVSQVAARLDVLKPAPFVFTVAGTNGKGTTCRTLEAVLMAAGYKVGVYSSPHLVRYTERVRVQNSELPESAHTASFAEIEAARGEISLTYFEYGTLSALWLFKQAQLDVVILEVGLGGRLDATNMVDADVAVVTSIALDHTDWLGPDRESIGREKAGIFRTNKPAVVGEPDMPHTIADVAKEKGAHLLRRGVDWQYEVQNNGWRYRDAQGTLENLPLPQVPQPNAATALAALRASGLAVSEQAIRDGIQNAILPGRFQIVSDAPRLILDVAHNPHAAAYLAARLKSLPKTGRVLAVIGMLHDKDIGGTLACMESVVDSWYCAPLEGPRGATAEQLLEHLGKGAIYNSVAQAWQAAMADAKPEDTVLVCGSFHTVAHVMEVMDAGRTGGE is encoded by the coding sequence CGATGTGCTGAAACCTGCGCCGTTTGTTTTTACCGTCGCCGGAACCAACGGTAAAGGCACCACCTGCCGTACGCTGGAAGCTGTCCTGATGGCTGCCGGTTACAAGGTTGGTGTCTACAGCTCTCCGCACCTGGTACGTTATACCGAGCGGGTTCGCGTGCAAAACAGCGAACTGCCAGAGTCTGCGCATACGGCGTCGTTCGCGGAAATTGAAGCGGCGCGCGGTGAGATCTCATTAACCTATTTCGAATACGGCACCCTGTCGGCACTGTGGCTGTTTAAACAGGCGCAACTGGACGTGGTGATTCTGGAAGTGGGCCTCGGCGGGCGTCTGGATGCCACCAATATGGTGGATGCCGATGTGGCGGTGGTCACCAGTATTGCCCTGGATCATACCGACTGGCTGGGCCCCGATCGCGAAAGTATTGGCCGTGAGAAGGCCGGTATTTTCCGCACGAATAAGCCCGCGGTGGTTGGCGAGCCGGATATGCCACACACCATTGCCGACGTGGCGAAAGAGAAGGGCGCTCACCTGCTGCGCCGGGGTGTGGACTGGCAGTATGAGGTTCAGAACAACGGCTGGCGCTATCGCGATGCGCAGGGAACGCTGGAGAATCTGCCCCTGCCGCAGGTACCGCAACCTAATGCCGCCACCGCCCTGGCGGCACTGCGCGCAAGTGGGCTGGCGGTGAGCGAACAGGCCATCCGCGACGGTATTCAGAATGCGATTCTGCCCGGGCGTTTTCAGATTGTCAGCGACGCTCCGCGGCTGATACTGGATGTCGCACATAACCCGCATGCTGCGGCGTATCTCGCCGCGCGTCTCAAATCGTTACCAAAAACCGGGCGCGTGCTGGCGGTTATCGGTATGCTTCATGATAAAGATATCGGCGGTACGCTGGCCTGCATGGAGAGTGTGGTCGATAGCTGGTATTGTGCTCCTCTGGAGGGGCCGCGCGGTGCGACGGCCGAGCAGTTACTGGAACATCTCGGCAAAGGCGCAATCTACAATAGCGTGGCTCAGGCATGGCAAGCCGCGATGGCGGATGCTAAACCAGAAGATACCGTGCTGGTGTGTGGTTCGTTCCACACGGTGGCACATGTCATGGAAGTGATGGACGCGGGGAGAACCGGTGGCGAGTAA